From a single Emcibacter nanhaiensis genomic region:
- a CDS encoding SDR family NAD(P)-dependent oxidoreductase codes for MGKLGGKIALVTGSGRGIGRAVALKFASEGAKVVVNDLDADISAAVEDEIKKTGGEAVSCAGSVTEKGFADRFIATATEAFGVPDIIVNNAGYTWDNMIHKMTDEQFDAMIDVHLRAPFRILRAIQPHWKMAFKSEEQDARRVCRKVVNISSVAGTGGNPGQANYSSAKAGVVGMTKTLAKEWGRLNVNVNCVAFGYIETRLTEASDVKQEVEIEGNKIGLGIPRSVADGFRAMIPMGRAGSVEEAAGAVYLLTIPESDYISGQVVLCSGGISF; via the coding sequence ATGGGAAAACTTGGAGGAAAGATCGCTCTTGTCACGGGATCAGGCCGCGGGATCGGTCGCGCGGTTGCATTGAAATTTGCCAGTGAAGGTGCAAAGGTTGTAGTCAATGACCTGGATGCGGATATCAGTGCAGCTGTGGAGGATGAGATAAAAAAAACAGGTGGTGAGGCGGTCTCCTGCGCCGGCTCCGTCACCGAAAAGGGGTTTGCGGACCGCTTTATCGCTACGGCGACGGAAGCCTTTGGAGTGCCTGACATTATCGTTAACAATGCGGGGTATACGTGGGACAATATGATCCACAAGATGACGGACGAGCAGTTTGATGCCATGATAGATGTCCACCTGCGGGCGCCGTTCAGAATTTTGCGTGCCATCCAGCCTCACTGGAAGATGGCTTTCAAGTCAGAAGAGCAGGACGCTCGCCGGGTTTGCCGCAAGGTGGTCAATATTTCTTCCGTGGCGGGTACCGGCGGGAACCCGGGCCAGGCAAATTATTCATCGGCAAAAGCCGGGGTCGTCGGAATGACCAAGACATTGGCCAAGGAGTGGGGGCGGCTGAACGTCAATGTGAACTGTGTCGCCTTTGGGTATATTGAAACTCGCCTGACGGAGGCGTCCGACGTGAAGCAGGAGGTCGAGATCGAAGGCAACAAAATCGGCCTTGGAATACCCAGATCGGTAGCTGATGGTTTCCGGGCCATGATTCCGATGGGCCGCGCGGGGTCTGTCGAAGAAGCTGCCGGTGCGGTCTATCTTCTCACAATTCCGGAATCCGATTATATTTCCGGCCAGGTGGTGCTGTGTAGCGGCGGTATTTCTTTCTAG
- a CDS encoding zinc ribbon domain-containing protein produces the protein MFFQEQYQNQIDGVRNALANTRRPKHLLSGLLTCGHCGGRYSIVSQDLYGCFNARNRNTCTNKHTIKRQRIEERVLHGLKDKLITPEVVETIIREMQQEANRLQRERLQGHDQKKKDLAAVNSKMMRYVEAIGEGTDLPIMHTQLKELEVERKRLEQELSQEPIKLPDLHPGIATLYREKVERLTEALNDPASLQEAGEAIRSLIDKIILTPIEDKDGTSTLEVALYGELDALLHFMTSKESSLNVPQPTSRAVRPSEPPRNQGMEEDKKSNVSGELQITESRPSGMEGRLYCLSGFWGRIYRYGLTPYALPPTY, from the coding sequence GTGTTCTTTCAGGAGCAATACCAGAACCAGATCGACGGGGTCAGGAATGCGCTCGCCAACACAAGACGGCCCAAGCACCTGCTCTCCGGCTTGCTCACCTGCGGCCACTGCGGGGGCCGCTACAGTATTGTGAGCCAGGATCTCTATGGCTGCTTTAACGCCCGGAACCGCAACACCTGCACCAACAAGCACACCATCAAGCGCCAGAGGATTGAGGAACGGGTGTTGCATGGCCTCAAGGACAAGCTGATCACCCCCGAGGTGGTGGAGACCATCATCCGCGAGATGCAACAGGAAGCCAACCGGCTGCAGCGGGAACGCCTGCAAGGCCATGACCAGAAGAAGAAGGATCTTGCCGCCGTAAATTCTAAAATGATGCGGTATGTGGAAGCCATCGGCGAAGGCACCGACCTGCCGATCATGCACACCCAGCTGAAGGAGCTGGAAGTGGAACGCAAGCGCCTGGAACAGGAGCTCAGTCAGGAACCGATTAAACTGCCGGACCTGCATCCCGGTATTGCCACGCTGTATCGGGAGAAGGTGGAACGACTGACAGAAGCCCTCAATGATCCGGCCTCCCTCCAGGAAGCCGGAGAAGCGATCCGCTCTCTGATCGACAAGATCATCCTCACGCCCATCGAGGACAAGGATGGCACCTCTACTTTGGAAGTGGCGCTTTACGGGGAACTGGACGCTTTGCTGCATTTCATGACGAGTAAAGAGAGCTCGTTGAACGTTCCGCAGCCCACATCCCGGGCCGTCAGGCCCAGTGAACCACCCCGCAACCAGGGTATGGAAGAAGACAAGAAGTCTAATGTTTCTGGGGAGTTACAGATAACAGAAAGCCGTCCTTCTGGTATGGAGGGACGGCTTTACTGTCTCAGTGGTTTCTGGGGCAGGATTTACCGCTATGGGCTTACGCCCTACGCGTTGCCTCCAACATATTGA
- a CDS encoding Crp/Fnr family transcriptional regulator, with protein sequence MQAIDSFIDTLTFGQKITTETRDRLCAGLTCLSVEPGADILHPGDEVDGVYFVRSGAIRVYYIDAAGHEGTLYWIEPGESCILALNSLFTEIPYPAWAAAEESGVEIVTVPGAVFRDLFSREPALQKFLFEQLSERVFSLLRRLEESMRLPQEERLILLLLAQADEDGIIHLSQDKLARHLGTIREVVSRLLRNLVSQGLISLAPRRITVLDRERLEKLVPEAEYPVT encoded by the coding sequence ATGCAGGCAATCGATAGTTTCATTGACACTCTTACTTTTGGCCAGAAAATAACGACTGAGACGCGCGACCGGCTTTGTGCAGGTTTGACCTGCCTGAGCGTTGAGCCAGGCGCGGACATTCTTCATCCGGGAGATGAGGTGGATGGCGTTTATTTTGTCCGCTCTGGCGCGATCCGGGTCTATTATATCGATGCGGCCGGTCACGAAGGCACGCTCTACTGGATCGAACCGGGTGAAAGCTGCATTCTGGCGCTGAATAGCCTTTTTACCGAAATTCCTTATCCGGCGTGGGCGGCAGCGGAAGAGAGCGGCGTTGAGATTGTAACCGTTCCCGGCGCCGTCTTCCGTGATTTGTTTTCGCGGGAGCCGGCGTTACAGAAATTCCTGTTTGAACAGCTTTCTGAACGTGTTTTCTCCTTGCTGCGGCGCTTGGAGGAGAGCATGCGCCTGCCGCAGGAAGAGCGGCTCATTTTATTGCTTCTGGCGCAGGCTGACGAAGACGGAATCATTCACCTGTCCCAGGACAAACTCGCCCGGCACCTGGGGACAATCCGGGAAGTTGTGTCCCGCCTGTTGCGAAACCTTGTCAGTCAGGGATTGATTTCCCTGGCACCGCGCCGGATAACGGTTCTGGATCGTGAACGGCTCGAGAAGCTGGTTCCCGAGGCCGAATATCCAGTCACCTGA
- a CDS encoding isochorismatase family cysteine hydrolase, whose translation MKKTFLLVIAGISLAFSTFQASAANDPLPVFDKSRTAIVITDPQNDFLAPDGKLHGLLAENLKELNTVANIETLMKTAKSKGLALAVDPLIYNALDVDWSRAGALQRQLLDMGALQRVSGKAGNFQGSGADFYGPYKPYIHDGKTIVVAPHKMYGPESNDLIYQLRARGIDTVILGGLVANLCVDSHMRALMENGFKVYVVKDAVAAPGADAYKAALVNYSMIANGVLTTGEVTRALGH comes from the coding sequence ATGAAGAAGACATTCCTTCTGGTCATCGCAGGCATATCGCTTGCGTTTTCAACATTTCAGGCTTCCGCCGCCAACGATCCTTTGCCGGTCTTTGACAAATCCCGCACGGCGATCGTGATCACGGACCCCCAAAACGATTTCCTGGCGCCCGATGGCAAACTCCACGGACTGCTTGCTGAAAACCTGAAAGAGCTGAACACCGTCGCCAATATCGAGACACTTATGAAAACCGCCAAGTCAAAAGGTCTCGCCCTGGCTGTCGATCCACTGATTTACAACGCGCTTGACGTTGACTGGTCCCGTGCCGGCGCCCTTCAGCGCCAGCTTCTGGATATGGGCGCCCTGCAACGGGTGTCAGGCAAGGCCGGAAATTTTCAAGGATCAGGCGCTGATTTTTACGGCCCCTACAAACCCTATATCCATGACGGCAAAACCATTGTTGTAGCGCCGCACAAAATGTATGGCCCGGAAAGCAATGACCTGATCTATCAGCTGCGCGCCCGCGGCATCGATACGGTAATTCTGGGCGGCCTCGTCGCCAATCTCTGCGTCGACTCCCATATGCGCGCCCTGATGGAGAACGGATTCAAGGTCTATGTTGTTAAGGACGCCGTTGCCGCACCGGGTGCAGACGCCTACAAGGCTGCCCTTGTCAACTATTCCATGATCGCCAACGGCGTGTTGACAACTGGAGAAGTCACCAGGGCGCTTGGCCACTGA
- a CDS encoding aldehyde dehydrogenase, which translates to MAKYEMLIGGEWVAPVSGNYIESINPYNQEPWAQIPRAGLEDVEAAVRAAYEAYTSGPWSNMTPTQRGALLRRLGDLIAENVEELAKIETRDNGKLYAEMSAQVRYMPEWFYYFGGLADKLEGMVHPTDKADMFNYSRYEPYGVVAAITAWNSPLLLAAYKLAPALAAGNTVVLKPSEHASCSSLQFARLVEQAGFPPGVINVITGYGSEIGDDLTGHPLVSKISFTGSEATGRRIHEIAGWDFKSTTLELGGKSPNIVFADADLDQAANGVIAGILAASGQTCVAGSRLLVDEAVYDEFLERVLAIAKGAKLGDPMSPETNVGPVATREQYDKVNGYLETALSEGAECILGGPSDGPPEPGQGLFIRPTIFTNVSNDMRIAREEIFGPVLAVIRFRDEEEAIRIANDTRYGLAAGIWSRDIRRCMELPAKLQAGTVWVNTYRVVSYMTPFGGYKASGSGKENGMEAIKQYLQLKSVWLSTARTSASPFTIR; encoded by the coding sequence ATGGCTAAATACGAGATGTTGATCGGGGGCGAGTGGGTTGCGCCTGTTAGCGGGAATTACATAGAAAGCATTAATCCTTACAATCAGGAGCCCTGGGCGCAAATTCCACGGGCAGGGCTAGAGGATGTCGAGGCGGCGGTGAGGGCTGCGTATGAAGCCTATACATCGGGGCCCTGGTCGAACATGACGCCGACGCAACGGGGTGCGCTGCTCAGGAGGCTGGGAGATCTGATTGCGGAAAATGTAGAAGAACTGGCGAAAATTGAAACCCGGGACAATGGCAAACTTTATGCCGAGATGTCCGCCCAGGTTCGCTATATGCCGGAATGGTTTTATTATTTCGGCGGGCTTGCCGACAAGCTGGAGGGCATGGTGCACCCGACAGACAAGGCCGATATGTTCAATTATTCCCGCTATGAACCCTATGGTGTCGTGGCGGCAATTACCGCCTGGAACTCACCGCTTTTGCTGGCGGCTTACAAGCTGGCTCCTGCGCTTGCGGCAGGAAATACGGTTGTCCTCAAGCCGTCGGAACATGCCTCCTGTTCCAGTTTGCAGTTCGCCCGCCTTGTCGAACAGGCGGGTTTTCCGCCGGGGGTGATCAATGTGATCACGGGGTACGGTAGTGAAATCGGGGACGATCTGACCGGACATCCGCTGGTGTCAAAGATTAGCTTCACCGGGAGCGAGGCCACGGGCCGGCGCATCCATGAAATTGCGGGCTGGGACTTCAAAAGCACCACCCTGGAACTTGGCGGCAAGTCCCCCAATATTGTGTTTGCTGATGCCGACCTTGACCAGGCTGCCAACGGGGTCATCGCCGGTATTCTGGCGGCCAGCGGCCAGACCTGTGTTGCCGGCTCAAGGCTTCTGGTGGACGAAGCAGTCTATGACGAATTTCTTGAACGGGTCCTGGCCATTGCAAAAGGGGCGAAATTGGGGGACCCGATGAGTCCGGAAACCAATGTCGGCCCGGTGGCGACCCGGGAACAATATGACAAGGTCAATGGATATCTTGAAACGGCCTTGTCCGAAGGCGCGGAATGTATTCTCGGCGGTCCTTCTGACGGGCCTCCGGAACCAGGGCAGGGACTGTTTATAAGACCCACTATTTTTACCAATGTTTCCAATGATATGCGTATCGCCCGGGAGGAGATCTTCGGTCCCGTTCTCGCGGTAATCAGGTTCAGGGACGAGGAAGAGGCAATCCGGATTGCCAATGACACCAGATATGGCCTGGCCGCCGGGATCTGGAGCCGGGATATCAGGAGATGTATGGAGCTTCCGGCAAAGCTGCAGGCGGGGACGGTTTGGGTAAATACCTACCGGGTTGTCAGCTATATGACGCCCTTCGGGGGATATAAGGCGAGCGGTTCGGGCAAGGAAAATGGCATGGAAGCCATCAAGCAGTATCTCCAGTTAAAAAGCGTCTGGCTTTCTACGGCCAGGACCTCTGCCAGTCCCTTTACCATCAGATAG
- a CDS encoding methyl-accepting chemotaxis protein translates to MIQFTPEGEILEANDLFLKAVGYDISEIKGRHHSIFVPENDRDSSAYRTFWESLRKGENHGEIFKRVGKNGHELWLRAIYFPVKNGSGKVVRVVKLATDVTDFQNSNIDHAGKLNALERAQAVIEFDLDGTILTANENFLNTVGYSLEEIRGRKHAMFVEEKYHDTQEYREFWADLGAGRFRGGEFKRVAKSGRGLWLQAIYSPILDNKGEVIKVVKFATDITEEKLRIAEFEGKIAALNRAQAVIEFDLDGTILIANENFLNAIGYTLDEIKGKHHSLFVDENETKGAGYKQFWKTLGEGVFQSGEYKRIGKGGKETWLQATYNPILDPEGKPFKVVKFATDVTDMVHRRQEQERVGTVVDENLDKIRVTVGEANVKAGSAATASTQTDSMIQVVAAAAEELNASIHEITESVGHVRKAADLTFSETETIGVSTRELSKAAEAMNRIVTLIEDIASQINLLALNATIESARAGEAGKGFAVVAGEVKSLATQVTDAIGQISSEITRMQDVSNDVVGRLESISKSVGELQGNVGGIADAIEEQGIATRDISCNIQTAATAVADINRNLKELSDNMDVSNRYTQEGIDLYRSLKVS, encoded by the coding sequence ATGATCCAGTTTACGCCCGAAGGCGAGATTCTGGAGGCAAACGATCTTTTTCTGAAGGCCGTTGGCTATGATATTTCCGAAATCAAAGGCCGACATCACAGCATATTTGTCCCTGAGAATGATCGTGACAGTTCCGCCTATCGGACTTTCTGGGAAAGTCTGCGCAAAGGTGAAAATCATGGGGAAATTTTCAAACGGGTTGGCAAGAATGGCCACGAACTTTGGCTGCGGGCTATTTATTTTCCGGTTAAGAACGGATCCGGAAAAGTGGTGCGGGTGGTCAAGCTGGCCACGGATGTCACTGATTTCCAGAACAGCAACATCGATCACGCCGGAAAGCTGAACGCCCTGGAGCGGGCGCAGGCCGTCATTGAATTTGACCTGGACGGCACCATTTTAACAGCCAATGAGAATTTCCTGAACACCGTCGGATATTCCCTCGAGGAAATTCGAGGTAGAAAACACGCAATGTTTGTGGAAGAAAAATACCACGATACACAGGAGTACCGGGAATTCTGGGCGGATCTGGGTGCCGGGCGGTTCCGTGGCGGAGAATTCAAAAGGGTGGCCAAGAGTGGCCGTGGTTTGTGGCTTCAGGCTATTTACAGCCCGATCCTGGATAACAAAGGTGAGGTTATCAAGGTGGTCAAATTCGCTACCGACATCACGGAAGAAAAGCTGCGCATTGCTGAGTTTGAAGGCAAAATCGCCGCGTTGAACAGGGCGCAGGCCGTCATTGAATTTGACCTGGACGGCACCATTTTAATAGCCAATGAGAATTTCCTGAACGCCATCGGATATACGCTTGACGAAATCAAGGGAAAACATCACAGCCTGTTTGTGGATGAAAACGAAACAAAAGGCGCCGGTTACAAACAGTTCTGGAAGACCCTGGGCGAGGGCGTTTTTCAGTCCGGTGAATATAAACGTATTGGCAAGGGGGGAAAGGAAACCTGGTTGCAAGCCACTTACAACCCGATCCTGGACCCGGAAGGAAAGCCCTTTAAAGTTGTAAAATTCGCTACCGATGTTACCGACATGGTTCATCGCCGTCAGGAACAAGAGCGTGTCGGTACCGTTGTGGATGAAAATCTCGACAAAATTCGCGTCACGGTAGGGGAAGCGAATGTCAAGGCCGGTTCTGCGGCAACTGCCTCGACACAGACAGACAGCATGATCCAGGTGGTGGCGGCGGCAGCCGAAGAGCTTAACGCCTCGATCCATGAAATCACAGAAAGCGTTGGACATGTCCGTAAAGCAGCCGACCTGACCTTTAGTGAAACGGAAACCATCGGCGTGTCTACCCGCGAACTGAGTAAGGCGGCGGAAGCCATGAACAGGATTGTGACGTTGATTGAGGACATCGCCTCCCAGATCAATCTTCTGGCGCTTAACGCCACCATCGAATCCGCCCGCGCGGGGGAAGCCGGAAAGGGATTTGCCGTAGTGGCAGGAGAAGTGAAAAGCCTGGCGACCCAGGTGACGGACGCTATCGGCCAGATTTCCTCGGAAATCACCCGAATGCAGGATGTGTCGAACGATGTGGTCGGTCGATTGGAGTCCATCAGCAAGTCTGTTGGTGAACTCCAGGGAAATGTGGGCGGCATCGCCGACGCCATTGAAGAGCAGGGGATCGCGACAAGGGATATTTCATGCAATATCCAGACAGCCGCAACAGCGGTGGCGGATATCAACCGCAACCTGAAGGAATTGTCCGATAATATGGATGTTTCCAACCGTTATACGCAGGAAGGCATAGACTTGTACCGGAGCCTGAAGGTCTCCTGA
- a CDS encoding aminotransferase, with product MSNYAKSIIAGDREHVLHPTTNLFEHRENGALVIERGQGIHVYDVQGKEYIEGMAGLWCTSFGFSESELVDAAVEQMRKLPFYHGFGNKAVVPTIELARRLKSMVPFEASKVFFTNSGSEANDTQLKMIWYYNNAVGRPEKKKIIARWGGYHGVTIATACLTGLPAFRGGFDQPLDNILHVSCPHYYRDAEEGESEEEYADRLAEELEQLILREDPDTIAAFIAEPVMAGGGVIPPPRTYFEKIQKILRQYDIITIADEVVCGFGRTGNMFGCETVGMQPDTMTVAKQLSSAYMPIAAVIIPEWMYEGLVEASADRGIFGHGITYGGHPVPAAVALRNLELFEERDMMSRIRDVSPHFQERLRAFADHPMVGNVRGVGLIGAVELVASKEKRLPFEASAGIGQFCDNRCIEHGLIHRFSGNAALFCPPLIITAEEIDEMFKRFGLALDETYKWARETGRFPG from the coding sequence ATGAGTAACTATGCAAAATCGATTATTGCCGGTGACAGGGAACATGTGCTGCACCCTACCACTAATCTGTTCGAGCACAGGGAAAACGGGGCGCTGGTGATCGAGCGTGGCCAAGGTATCCATGTCTATGATGTTCAAGGCAAGGAATATATTGAAGGCATGGCGGGGCTTTGGTGTACCAGCTTCGGTTTCAGCGAGTCTGAACTGGTCGATGCCGCAGTTGAACAGATGCGGAAACTGCCGTTTTACCACGGCTTCGGAAACAAGGCGGTTGTGCCGACTATTGAACTGGCACGCCGTCTGAAAAGCATGGTGCCATTTGAGGCATCCAAGGTATTTTTCACAAATTCCGGTTCGGAGGCCAACGATACCCAGCTTAAAATGATCTGGTATTATAATAATGCCGTGGGCCGCCCGGAAAAGAAGAAGATCATTGCCCGCTGGGGCGGCTATCACGGCGTGACGATTGCGACGGCCTGTTTGACCGGGTTGCCTGCCTTCAGGGGTGGATTCGATCAGCCGCTGGACAATATACTGCATGTGTCCTGTCCTCACTATTACCGGGATGCGGAAGAGGGGGAAAGCGAGGAGGAATATGCGGACCGTCTGGCCGAAGAACTTGAGCAGCTCATTCTGCGCGAAGATCCGGATACCATCGCGGCCTTTATTGCGGAACCTGTGATGGCGGGGGGCGGCGTTATTCCGCCGCCGCGGACATATTTCGAGAAAATACAAAAAATTCTCAGGCAGTACGATATCATTACCATAGCGGACGAAGTTGTCTGCGGTTTCGGCCGTACCGGCAATATGTTCGGGTGCGAGACCGTTGGTATGCAGCCGGATACCATGACGGTGGCAAAGCAGCTGTCTTCAGCCTACATGCCGATTGCGGCTGTTATTATTCCGGAATGGATGTATGAGGGACTGGTTGAGGCCAGCGCGGACAGGGGCATTTTTGGCCATGGTATTACCTATGGCGGGCACCCGGTGCCGGCCGCTGTCGCCCTGCGTAATCTGGAGTTGTTCGAGGAAAGGGATATGATGTCCCGTATCCGGGACGTCTCACCGCATTTCCAGGAGCGTTTGCGGGCGTTTGCAGATCACCCGATGGTTGGCAATGTCAGGGGTGTCGGGTTGATCGGCGCGGTGGAACTTGTGGCGTCAAAGGAGAAAAGGCTGCCTTTTGAAGCGTCCGCCGGCATCGGTCAGTTTTGCGACAACCGGTGCATTGAACATGGGTTGATACACCGTTTTTCCGGTAATGCGGCGTTGTTCTGCCCCCCCCTTATCATTACAGCAGAAGAGATAGACGAAATGTTCAAACGTTTTGGTCTGGCTCTTGATGAGACCTACAAATGGGCCCGTGAGACAGGGAGGTTTCCGGGGTGA
- a CDS encoding cytochrome-c peroxidase, translating into MSNILFIMTIGACLGGIALYLISGNLVRQSGLNAPGKILLTAAIGLGVIAVSIKVLLVGYLMEKTRDHHPQLRPAERSIGRENHGAYAKSAITSPWLALPVTPSLPPDTPLQPDLVKLGKRLFNEKGLSLNGDVACSSCHILGNGGDDDSMVSTGIFDLRGTRNAPTVWNAAFLSRLFWDGRATSLEDQAKGPFINPVEMGMPTVTAVEEAVRSLPGYAADFEQAFGSPHAITIENITSAIASYERTLIVPDTAYDRFVRGEAGALTPQQMRGMALFAGIGCRNCHRDPTFSAAGKIKAAGVWKPFPAFSNNSYVQEYNLMDDRGRADSQLASGPGLWRVPSLRNVANTAPYFHNGSVDKLEKAITIMAITQLGKKVVAGNTSEMPVITWEPDARKLSPYRPRVLTRDDIKALAAFLGSLSDAGDTMSAPVQ; encoded by the coding sequence ATGTCGAACATTTTATTTATCATGACTATCGGCGCCTGTCTTGGAGGCATAGCTTTATACCTGATTTCCGGCAACCTGGTGCGACAAAGCGGTCTCAACGCCCCAGGCAAGATACTTCTTACAGCTGCGATCGGCTTGGGGGTGATTGCAGTTTCTATTAAAGTTCTGCTCGTCGGTTACCTGATGGAAAAAACCAGGGATCACCATCCCCAGCTTCGCCCGGCGGAAAGAAGCATTGGCCGTGAAAATCATGGTGCCTACGCCAAGTCCGCCATAACCAGCCCCTGGCTTGCCCTGCCCGTCACACCATCTTTGCCGCCAGACACTCCCTTGCAGCCTGATCTGGTAAAACTGGGTAAACGCCTCTTTAACGAGAAGGGCCTTTCGCTCAACGGCGACGTGGCTTGCAGCTCCTGTCACATACTTGGAAATGGCGGTGATGACGATTCCATGGTTTCGACAGGTATTTTTGACCTGCGGGGGACAAGAAACGCCCCCACCGTCTGGAATGCAGCATTTCTGTCACGGCTTTTCTGGGACGGGCGCGCCACCTCCCTGGAAGACCAGGCCAAAGGCCCCTTCATCAACCCCGTCGAGATGGGCATGCCAACAGTTACCGCCGTCGAAGAAGCTGTGCGAAGTCTGCCAGGCTACGCGGCAGACTTTGAACAGGCTTTTGGCAGCCCACACGCTATTACAATTGAAAATATCACTTCTGCTATTGCCAGTTACGAGCGAACGTTGATTGTGCCTGATACTGCCTACGATCGTTTTGTTCGTGGTGAAGCCGGCGCCCTGACCCCACAACAAATGAGAGGCATGGCCCTCTTTGCAGGTATCGGATGCCGCAATTGCCATCGCGATCCCACATTCAGTGCGGCCGGAAAGATCAAAGCCGCCGGTGTCTGGAAACCGTTTCCGGCCTTTTCAAACAACAGCTATGTCCAGGAATACAACCTTATGGACGACCGCGGGCGGGCGGATTCCCAACTTGCTTCAGGTCCCGGACTCTGGCGCGTCCCCTCTTTGCGGAACGTCGCAAATACAGCGCCCTATTTTCACAACGGCTCGGTGGACAAACTTGAGAAAGCTATAACGATCATGGCCATTACCCAGCTTGGAAAAAAAGTTGTTGCCGGGAACACTAGCGAAATGCCTGTGATCACTTGGGAACCTGATGCCAGGAAACTCAGCCCTTACCGCCCCCGGGTACTGACCCGGGACGACATCAAGGCGCTGGCCGCCTTCCTCGGCAGCCTTTCAGACGCAGGCGACACCATGTCCGCCCCGGTCCAATAG
- a CDS encoding acyl-CoA dehydrogenase family protein, producing MIFRYASWMTDELSILADITRKFFQTEFLPYVERFHAKKKVDREFWEKAGEYGILAASIPEEFGGAGGNLSHDSVIFGELGYTGDMSFGLFVHNIAVHYVLAYATEEQKQRWLPKLASGELIGAIAMTEPGTGSDLQGVRTSAVRSGGEYVINGSKTFISNGQISNFIILVVKTDMNHGAKGISLVGIETDGLDGFRRGRNLDKLGMPGQDTSELFFDDAQVSAHNLLGGIAGQGFGQLMKQLAWERLMLGIIAVGASQKAIEETVSYTAERHAFGKPVLEFQNSRFKLAECKAKLELLRAYVEKCIGKILCGELGAEEASIAKLTGSEIQGEILDECVQLHGGYGYMREYLVARMYADARVQRIYGGTSEIMKELISRSLMS from the coding sequence ATGATATTCAGATATGCTTCCTGGATGACAGATGAATTGTCGATCCTTGCCGATATTACCCGGAAATTCTTTCAAACGGAGTTCCTGCCATATGTGGAAAGGTTTCACGCCAAGAAAAAAGTGGACCGGGAGTTTTGGGAAAAAGCCGGCGAGTACGGCATTTTAGCGGCATCCATTCCGGAAGAATTCGGCGGGGCCGGGGGAAACCTGAGCCATGATTCAGTCATTTTCGGGGAGCTCGGTTATACCGGCGACATGAGTTTTGGGCTTTTTGTGCACAATATTGCCGTGCACTATGTTCTGGCCTACGCCACGGAAGAACAAAAGCAGCGGTGGTTGCCCAAACTCGCCAGCGGCGAATTGATCGGAGCCATTGCGATGACCGAACCAGGCACGGGGTCGGATCTCCAGGGAGTGCGAACCAGTGCCGTACGCAGTGGCGGGGAATATGTGATTAACGGCTCCAAGACTTTTATCTCCAATGGGCAAATCAGCAATTTTATCATTCTTGTTGTGAAGACTGACATGAATCACGGGGCGAAGGGAATTTCTCTTGTTGGCATAGAAACGGACGGGCTGGATGGTTTCAGGCGGGGCCGGAACCTGGATAAACTGGGCATGCCCGGGCAGGATACGTCAGAGCTGTTTTTTGATGACGCGCAGGTTTCGGCGCACAACCTTTTGGGCGGAATTGCCGGCCAGGGATTTGGTCAGTTGATGAAGCAGCTGGCCTGGGAACGCCTCATGCTCGGCATAATTGCTGTCGGCGCATCGCAGAAAGCTATAGAAGAGACGGTAAGCTATACTGCCGAACGCCATGCTTTCGGCAAGCCGGTGCTCGAATTCCAGAATTCCCGTTTCAAGCTGGCGGAATGCAAAGCAAAGCTGGAACTCCTGAGGGCTTATGTCGAAAAATGTATCGGAAAGATTCTCTGTGGAGAACTCGGAGCTGAAGAAGCGTCGATTGCCAAGCTGACGGGATCTGAAATTCAAGGTGAAATTCTAGACGAATGTGTTCAATTGCATGGCGGTTACGGTTATATGCGCGAATATCTTGTGGCGCGTATGTACGCAGATGCCCGGGTGCAGCGGATTTACGGAGGCACCAGCGAGATCATGAAGGAGTTAATCTCCCGCAGCCTGATGTCCTGA